The following is a genomic window from Lactococcus carnosus.
CAGATTGCCATTTCAGACGGAAAATCTCTGATTTTTCTCGCCTTAGAATCGGACCAAAACGTAAGTCATCCTCTGATAACTCGAGTAATGTCTTGCTAGGACATGCAACAATAATTTCATATAGTTTATCATTTTCTGTCAAAATCATCTCATGGGAAATCTGAAACTGATGCGCTTGCAACCAATTTCTTAAATACCATTCACCATTATTAGGCTGTAAAATTAATCTTGATATCTGTGCTAGTTTTTCTTGACTCTCGCCCAAAATATCCGCGATCAAGTGACCACCCATACCTGCGATCGTAATCGTATCTACACCATCTATCTCAGGATCAAATGCTGCTAAACCACTGGCAAGGCGGACTGTAATGCTATCAGATAAGCCAAAGGCTGCGACATTTGACTTGGCACTATCGTACGGCCCTTGGACAACTTCCCCTGCAATCGCGCTTTTAATCCGGCCCAT
Proteins encoded in this region:
- a CDS encoding tRNA (adenine(22)-N(1))-methyltransferase; this encodes MKYEKLSIRLQEVGEFVPQDAVLLDIGSDHAYLPIHLVKMGRIKSAIAGEVVQGPYDSAKSNVAAFGLSDSITVRLASGLAAFDPEIDGVDTITIAGMGGHLIADILGESQEKLAQISRLILQPNNGEWYLRNWLQAHQFQISHEMILTENDKLYEIIVACPSKTLLELSEDDLRFGPILRREKSEIFRLKWQSELRAHQAILSQIPVSATDKRQEFLDKIAKIEEVLDVSK